A genomic segment from Ignavibacteriales bacterium encodes:
- a CDS encoding APC family permease, with translation MKNITKLSELPATAICGNDITSSCLYVSALSIIYAGQYAWIALLMVAGILFLFRKIYGEVVGALPLNGGAYNALLNTTSKSIASLAATLTLLSYMATAVISASEAMHYVHHLFNGFSVLAATVVLLAVFMMITIIGIGESSKVAVFIFITHIITLTVLVSLSIWYLINNGFSVLELNYQQPVKEGSIYIALFFGFSAAMLGISGFESSANFVEEQKRGVFPKTLRNMWIAVGIFNPATAFLALSIIPIPEVSGHQEALLAHMGNIAAGSWLSVLISIDAALVLSGAVLTSYVGVSGLITRMTLDRCLPNFLLKSNKRGTTHRIIIAFFLLCVSILFITGGQLGALAGVYTISFLSVMILFGIGNILLKVKRSKIPRPERASAVSLVIAISAVIIGLIGNAIMNPGYLVVFLEYFVPTVAVVAIMLWRIPILKGILFIIRSIAESLQKITRTTSTVIRDKIKQINSQQFVFFTKGDNIASLNEVMLYVRRNENTKNIKIVTIVNDANIVSENLKQEIEVLDRAYPEIDIEYIEMPGEFSPELIQTLSEKWNIPTNFMFVGQPGEKFMYRLEELGGVRLII, from the coding sequence ATAAAAAACATCACTAAACTTTCTGAGCTGCCTGCAACAGCTATTTGTGGCAATGATATTACTTCATCCTGTCTCTATGTTTCTGCGTTATCTATTATATATGCAGGACAATATGCATGGATAGCGCTTTTAATGGTTGCCGGAATACTGTTTTTATTTAGGAAAATATATGGCGAGGTTGTTGGTGCATTGCCATTAAATGGCGGAGCATATAATGCGTTACTAAATACCACAAGCAAATCAATAGCATCTTTAGCGGCAACCCTTACTTTGTTATCCTATATGGCAACTGCAGTTATATCTGCATCGGAAGCAATGCATTATGTTCATCATCTGTTTAATGGATTTTCTGTTTTAGCGGCAACGGTTGTTTTATTAGCTGTTTTTATGATGATAACCATAATTGGAATTGGTGAATCATCTAAAGTTGCTGTGTTTATTTTTATTACTCACATCATAACCCTCACTGTATTGGTTTCTCTATCGATATGGTATTTGATTAATAATGGATTTAGTGTTCTCGAATTAAACTATCAACAACCAGTAAAAGAAGGAAGCATATATATTGCTTTATTTTTTGGATTCTCCGCAGCAATGCTTGGTATATCAGGATTCGAAAGCTCCGCTAATTTTGTTGAAGAACAGAAGCGTGGTGTTTTTCCTAAAACACTTAGAAATATGTGGATAGCTGTTGGCATATTTAATCCAGCAACTGCATTTTTAGCACTCTCTATAATTCCAATTCCCGAAGTGTCCGGCCATCAAGAAGCTTTGTTAGCACATATGGGAAACATTGCGGCAGGAAGTTGGTTGTCGGTTTTAATATCAATAGATGCCGCGCTTGTATTAAGTGGCGCTGTCTTAACTTCGTATGTTGGTGTTAGCGGCTTGATAACAAGAATGACCTTAGATAGATGTTTACCAAATTTTTTATTGAAGAGTAATAAAAGAGGTACAACTCACAGAATTATTATTGCTTTCTTTTTGCTTTGTGTTTCAATTCTTTTCATTACAGGTGGACAGTTGGGTGCATTAGCTGGGGTATATACAATATCATTCCTTTCTGTTATGATACTTTTTGGAATAGGTAATATATTATTAAAAGTTAAACGTAGTAAAATACCACGACCAGAAAGAGCATCAGCAGTTTCTCTAGTTATTGCAATAAGTGCTGTTATAATTGGTTTGATTGGAAATGCAATAATGAATCCTGGATATCTAGTTGTGTTTTTGGAATACTTTGTGCCAACGGTTGCTGTTGTTGCGATAATGCTTTGGAGAATTCCTATTCTAAAAGGAATCCTTTTTATTATTAGATCAATTGCCGAAAGTCTTCAAAAAATCACACGTACTACTTCAACTGTGATTAGAGATAAAATTAAACAGATTAACTCACAGCAATTTGTATTCTTTACAAAAGGAGATAACATAGCTAGCTTAAATGAAGTTATGCTTTATGTTCGACGAAATGAAAACACAAAGAACATTAAAATTGTAACAATTGTTAATGATGCAAACATAGTTTCTGAAAATTTGAAACAGGAAATTGAAGTTTTAGATAGAGCCTATCCGGAAATTGATATTGAGTATATTGAAATGCCTGGTGAATTTTCTCCTGAACTAATTCAAACTTTATCCGAAAAATGGAACATCCCAACTAACTTTATGTTTGTTGGCCAGCCGGGTGAAAAATTTATGTATCGATTAGAAGAATTGGGTGGGGTGAGATTAATTATTTAA
- the gatE gene encoding Glu-tRNA(Gln) amidotransferase subunit GatE — MYDFIFKPFSEMTEEDYKKVGFKSGLEIHQQLLTEKKLFCRCPAGKYSREFDAEILRHMRPTLSEMGVYDGTALMEFKTKKNIIYHIKRETVCTYEMDDTPPFLINDDALDIAIGIGMLYNCNLVDELHIARKQYLDGSIPTGFQRTAIYALDGWIPYKDKKIKIVQMSIEEDSCREVSDIGHERVYLTDRLGMPLIETVTEPAMHTPQEVAEVAWQCSKLVRSTQKVRRGMGAAREDVNVSVEGGTRVEIKGVPQITLIPLLTYNEAMRQWNLLRLKEELKKRGITPETFKAESYDITKLLKKVYYAPLKNAVDSGMTLSVVVLKGFKDLLHWQTQTDTYFSKEISDRVRVIACLTNIPNLIHSDSKSDTITSADWLKIKKFTNTTDNDSMILVWGSEDDVKTAINEIIIRAKEATIGIPSETRQAMSDGTNGFERILPGADRMYPDTDLPPKKITKDRLEKIKSSLPEQFWKRIEWYVKLGIPKDTIEELSVSKYAELFKKAVNDWKINPTTVAVFLIQYPKRLKKRGCTTEWLNKSMFEEILKSYSENKIPKDALLTKLRTTAELGAFTEEVISNPADEKEIDDIIKNLGSRFEKIKMFNPENKTALLMGMIMKKLRGRVPAKDIADKIGFK, encoded by the coding sequence ATGTATGATTTTATCTTCAAGCCTTTTAGTGAAATGACAGAAGAAGACTACAAAAAAGTCGGATTCAAATCTGGATTAGAAATCCATCAACAGCTTTTAACCGAAAAAAAACTTTTCTGCAGATGCCCTGCTGGAAAATACAGCAGAGAATTTGATGCTGAAATATTGCGCCATATGCGTCCAACACTTTCTGAAATGGGAGTTTATGACGGCACAGCTTTGATGGAATTTAAAACAAAGAAGAACATTATATATCACATCAAACGGGAAACAGTTTGTACTTACGAGATGGATGATACTCCGCCTTTTCTTATTAACGATGATGCGCTTGATATTGCAATCGGAATTGGAATGTTATACAACTGTAATCTTGTGGATGAACTTCACATAGCGCGAAAGCAATATTTGGATGGAAGTATTCCCACAGGATTTCAACGAACGGCAATTTATGCGCTGGATGGCTGGATACCTTACAAAGATAAAAAAATAAAAATTGTTCAAATGTCTATCGAGGAAGATTCCTGCCGAGAAGTTTCTGATATCGGTCATGAAAGAGTTTATTTGACAGACAGACTAGGAATGCCGCTTATTGAAACTGTAACGGAACCAGCAATGCACACACCACAGGAAGTAGCAGAAGTTGCTTGGCAATGCAGCAAACTTGTAAGAAGCACTCAAAAAGTTAGAAGGGGAATGGGAGCTGCACGCGAAGATGTTAATGTAAGTGTAGAAGGTGGAACACGTGTTGAAATTAAAGGTGTTCCGCAAATAACATTAATCCCACTTTTAACCTATAATGAAGCGATGAGACAATGGAATCTTTTGCGCTTAAAAGAAGAATTAAAAAAACGAGGAATAACACCCGAAACATTTAAAGCTGAATCTTACGATATTACAAAACTATTAAAGAAGGTTTATTACGCACCACTTAAAAATGCCGTGGATTCGGGAATGACACTAAGCGTGGTTGTGTTAAAAGGTTTTAAAGATTTACTTCACTGGCAAACACAAACAGATACTTATTTTTCAAAAGAGATATCTGACCGAGTTAGAGTAATAGCATGCTTAACAAACATTCCTAACCTTATTCATTCTGATAGTAAGAGTGATACAATAACTTCTGCTGATTGGTTAAAAATTAAAAAATTTACTAATACCACTGATAACGATTCAATGATACTTGTTTGGGGAAGCGAAGATGATGTTAAGACTGCAATTAATGAAATCATTATTCGTGCAAAAGAAGCTACAATTGGAATTCCATCTGAAACAAGACAGGCAATGAGTGACGGAACAAACGGATTTGAACGCATTCTTCCTGGTGCTGATAGAATGTACCCTGATACAGATCTTCCGCCAAAAAAAATTACAAAGGATAGATTAGAAAAAATAAAATCTTCTTTGCCTGAACAATTTTGGAAAAGAATAGAATGGTATGTCAAACTTGGAATTCCAAAAGACACAATTGAAGAACTCTCTGTTTCAAAATATGCCGAATTGTTTAAGAAAGCGGTTAATGATTGGAAAATTAACCCAACAACCGTTGCTGTCTTTCTTATCCAATATCCCAAGAGATTAAAAAAGCGTGGCTGTACCACTGAATGGCTGAACAAAAGTATGTTTGAAGAAATTCTAAAATCTTATTCTGAAAACAAAATCCCAAAAGATGCTTTACTAACAAAATTAAGAACTACAGCAGAGCTTGGCGCTTTTACAGAAGAAGTAATTTCAAATCCTGCTGATGAAAAAGAAATTGATGATATAATTAAAAACTTAGGGTCCAGGTTTGAAAAAATTAAAATGTTTAATCCTGAAAATAAAACCGCTTTATTGATGGGTATGATAATGAAAAAACTTCGTGGAAGAGTGCCTGCAAAAGATATTGCAGATAAGATCGGGTTTAAGTAA
- the gatD gene encoding Glu-tRNA(Gln) amidotransferase subunit GatD produces the protein MADINIEDYKGYRGVALTTLQKFKTPIWSDVEILTDEGSFKGLILPRSETADEFHIVLKMLIGYNIGIAAEKIKNVKIFGRREAKYKIPEKDFPYDPKKPRVKLLGTGGTIASRLDYRTGAVIPAFSPGELYGSVPELADYCNLETEKLYGEFSENIGPKHWTGIAKAIGNEIEKGVQGIVIGHGTDIMHHTAAALSFMVQNSPVPIVMVGSQRSSDRPSSDAALNLIHAVKTASESDIAEVMVCMFGPTSDMYGLLHRGTRVRKMHSSYRSTFRTIGDIPIAMVSNEKITPLREDYKRRRDDKEVVINPVFEEKVSIVYYYPNMQPDIIDSLIDNGYKGIVIAGTGLGHVNKPMYPALKRAREKNVAVYMTVQTLWGYVQMYVYDTGRDMMELGVIPAANMLPEVAYVKLGWALGQTNDLEKVKEIMLTPINGEITEREPSNGYLIYQGGLPEVEEFIKQYRK, from the coding sequence ATGGCTGATATAAATATAGAAGATTACAAAGGTTATCGTGGAGTTGCATTAACAACACTGCAAAAATTTAAAACACCAATCTGGAGCGACGTTGAAATTCTTACGGATGAAGGAAGTTTTAAAGGATTAATTTTACCCCGGTCAGAAACCGCAGATGAGTTTCATATTGTTCTTAAAATGCTAATTGGTTATAACATTGGAATTGCTGCTGAAAAAATTAAGAACGTAAAAATATTTGGAAGGCGAGAAGCGAAGTACAAAATCCCTGAAAAAGACTTTCCTTACGATCCTAAAAAACCGAGAGTAAAACTTTTGGGAACGGGAGGCACAATTGCATCGCGATTAGATTACAGAACCGGCGCAGTTATTCCTGCTTTTTCTCCCGGAGAACTATACGGCTCAGTGCCGGAGCTTGCAGATTACTGCAATCTTGAAACAGAAAAACTTTATGGCGAGTTCAGTGAAAACATCGGACCGAAGCATTGGACAGGTATTGCAAAAGCCATCGGCAATGAGATTGAGAAAGGTGTTCAAGGTATAGTAATCGGCCATGGTACAGATATAATGCATCACACTGCTGCTGCATTATCGTTTATGGTTCAAAATTCTCCGGTACCAATTGTAATGGTTGGTTCGCAGCGTTCTAGTGATCGGCCATCCTCAGATGCTGCCTTAAATTTAATTCACGCAGTTAAAACAGCTTCCGAAAGTGATATTGCCGAAGTTATGGTTTGTATGTTTGGTCCAACTTCTGATATGTACGGCCTGCTTCATCGCGGAACCAGAGTAAGAAAAATGCACTCAAGTTATCGTTCAACTTTTAGAACGATTGGTGACATTCCGATCGCAATGGTTAGCAATGAAAAAATCACTCCGCTCCGTGAGGATTATAAAAGAAGAAGAGATGATAAAGAGGTTGTAATCAATCCGGTATTTGAAGAAAAAGTTTCTATTGTTTATTACTATCCAAATATGCAGCCGGATATAATTGACTCACTAATTGATAATGGTTATAAAGGAATTGTAATTGCAGGTACCGGACTCGGGCACGTAAACAAACCGATGTATCCTGCTTTAAAACGTGCAAGAGAAAAAAATGTTGCTGTTTATATGACTGTACAGACTCTTTGGGGATATGTGCAAATGTACGTTTATGATACCGGAAGGGATATGATGGAACTTGGTGTAATTCCTGCTGCAAATATGTTACCCGAAGTTGCTTATGTAAAACTAGGCTGGGCACTCGGACAAACAAATGATTTAGAAAAAGTTAAAGAGATAATGCTAACCCCAATTAACGGAGAAATTACTGAACGAGAACCCAGCAACGGCTACTTAATTTATCAAGGCGGTTTGCCGGAAGTTGAAGAGTTTATAAAGCAGTATAGGAAATGA
- the ettA gene encoding energy-dependent translational throttle protein EttA: protein MSAEVNKIIYSMVGVSKFYNNKPILKDIYLSYFYGAKIGVIGLNGSGKSSLLKILAGVDKNINGETVVSPGFTIGYLEQEPHLDDTKTVREIVQEGVQSIVDLLSEYDKINEKFAEPMDDDEMTKLLERQGEVQEKLEAMGGWDLDARLEMAMDALRCPPSDALCKILSGGERRRVALCRLLLQKPDILLLDEPTNHLDAETVGWLEQHLQKYEGTVIAVTHDRYFLDNVAGWILELDRGEGIPWKGNYSSWLEQKQERLRVEEKRETDRQKTLQRELEWIRMSPKARHAKSQSRITSYENLLKEEKEKGQKDLELYIPVAERLGDIVIETEKLNKAYGDNILIDDLTFSIPPGAIVGIIGANGAGKTTLFRMITGSEKPDSGNLKIGSTVKMSYVDQSRDALDSEKSIWQLISNGEDTIMLGNRQVNSRAYVAQFNFSGADQQKKVGMLSGGERNRVHLAMMLKQGANVILLDEPTNDLDVNTLRALEEGIEKFAGCVLVISHDRWFLDRIATHILAFEGESKVVWFDGNYTEYEEKRKERLGIEADQPHRIKYRHLTRN from the coding sequence ATGAGCGCAGAAGTAAACAAAATTATTTACTCAATGGTTGGGGTAAGTAAATTCTATAACAACAAACCAATTTTAAAAGATATTTACCTTTCCTATTTCTATGGAGCTAAAATTGGTGTAATCGGTTTAAACGGATCAGGTAAATCATCGCTTCTAAAAATTCTTGCAGGGGTTGATAAAAACATAAACGGAGAAACAGTTGTGTCTCCCGGTTTTACAATCGGCTACCTTGAACAGGAACCGCATCTTGATGATACAAAAACTGTAAGAGAAATTGTGCAGGAAGGTGTTCAATCAATTGTTGATTTGCTAAGCGAGTATGATAAAATAAATGAAAAGTTTGCAGAACCGATGGATGATGATGAAATGACAAAGCTTCTCGAAAGACAAGGCGAAGTTCAGGAAAAGTTAGAGGCAATGGGTGGTTGGGATCTTGATGCACGACTCGAAATGGCTATGGATGCGTTACGATGTCCGCCATCAGATGCTTTGTGCAAAATACTTTCCGGCGGAGAGCGAAGACGTGTTGCGCTGTGCAGACTGCTACTTCAAAAACCGGATATTCTTTTACTTGATGAGCCGACTAACCATCTTGATGCTGAAACAGTTGGATGGTTAGAGCAACACTTACAAAAATATGAAGGAACTGTAATAGCAGTAACGCACGATAGATATTTTCTTGACAACGTTGCAGGCTGGATACTTGAGCTTGACCGCGGCGAAGGAATTCCGTGGAAAGGAAATTATTCATCGTGGCTGGAACAGAAACAGGAAAGATTGCGCGTTGAAGAAAAGCGCGAAACCGACAGACAGAAAACTTTGCAGCGCGAACTTGAGTGGATACGAATGAGTCCCAAAGCTCGTCATGCAAAATCTCAATCAAGGATCACTTCTTATGAAAATCTTCTTAAGGAAGAAAAGGAAAAAGGACAGAAAGATCTTGAGCTTTATATTCCTGTTGCAGAACGACTTGGTGATATTGTAATCGAGACAGAAAAACTTAACAAAGCTTACGGCGATAATATTTTAATTGATGATTTAACATTCTCAATTCCACCCGGTGCAATTGTGGGAATAATCGGAGCTAACGGTGCTGGTAAAACAACTTTGTTTAGAATGATTACAGGATCAGAAAAACCTGATTCAGGTAATCTTAAAATCGGTTCTACTGTTAAGATGTCCTATGTTGATCAATCCAGGGATGCGCTTGATTCGGAAAAAAGTATTTGGCAGTTAATATCAAACGGAGAAGACACCATTATGCTTGGCAACAGGCAGGTAAACTCGCGTGCTTATGTGGCTCAGTTTAATTTCTCGGGTGCAGATCAGCAGAAAAAAGTAGGAATGCTTTCTGGCGGAGAAAGAAACCGCGTGCATCTTGCAATGATGTTAAAGCAGGGCGCCAATGTTATTCTTCTTGATGAACCAACCAACGATCTTGATGTGAACACTTTGCGCGCGCTTGAAGAAGGTATTGAAAAATTTGCAGGATGTGTTTTGGTAATAAGTCACGATAGATGGTTTTTAGATAGAATAGCAACACACATTTTAGCATTCGAAGGTGAAAGCAAAGTTGTTTGGTTTGATGGGAACTACACCGAGTACGAAGAAAAACGAAAAGAAAGATTGGGAATAGAGGCAGATCAGCCGCATAGAATTAAGTACCGACATTTAACTAGAAATTAA
- a CDS encoding DinB family protein: MSMIKMFLNELEQEAVSTRKMMAIVPDDKYDWRPHPKSMTIRALSTHIAEIPGWIGLGMMHDELDFAKTPYNPKVINNTKELLALLEESVTNAKSVLVEKNEDKLNDRWVMRNGDAVIMDLSKAEVIRHSLSQLIHHRAQLGVFLRLLDIPIPGVYGPSADEMGK; this comes from the coding sequence ATGTCAATGATCAAAATGTTTTTGAATGAGTTGGAACAGGAAGCAGTATCTACCCGAAAGATGATGGCGATTGTACCGGATGATAAATACGATTGGAGACCTCATCCCAAAAGTATGACGATAAGAGCATTATCAACACATATTGCAGAAATACCCGGATGGATTGGCTTGGGTATGATGCATGATGAACTAGATTTTGCTAAAACCCCCTATAATCCCAAAGTAATTAATAATACAAAAGAATTACTGGCACTGCTTGAGGAATCTGTAACCAATGCTAAATCTGTGCTGGTTGAAAAGAATGAAGATAAATTGAACGACAGATGGGTTATGAGAAACGGCGATGCTGTAATTATGGATCTTTCTAAGGCTGAAGTTATACGACACTCTTTAAGCCAGTTGATACACCATAGAGCACAGCTGGGTGTTTTTTTAAGACTGCTTGATATTCCAATACCTGGTGTTTACGGACCAAGTGCGGATGAGATGGGTAAATAA
- a CDS encoding serine hydrolase, translating to MISWKVPENEFTAQQAVTPFLLMNHSGGAMFLPGVVYLANNFPTNLQILNGESPSQTNAVVIDKIPGTEFHYSNAGYSILQQLAVDVEGKPFPEIVSERIFEPLKMYSTTFEQPLPEELIKIACAGHESSGLPLLAKRYFFPNMAAGGLWTTTEDYSKYIIELQKSYLGKSNNIISPELTKEMLSPHVSKQYGLGVFMREMFGEINYFGHMGDSRGFFAGFVSHLTDGYGAVVFTNGQNGANLIREITNGIAKVYGWEKYLPGENKIVVIENGIADKYCGRYSLGSDDYFEVHKDQDNLFINKFNNTQLFHTGQGKFVIKLRLGYLQFNIDPNEDKTTAVYYFSDELGRFLNEPINCQKMEPGQKAPIELFEEGQFENALNLYRKIKQENPTDLNVSENRFNSLGYDYLSRGLLDKAILIFNLNTELYPESANVFDSLGEAYMKNGNNELAIFNYKKSIKLNPNNQNAVEILKKLKSD from the coding sequence TTGATCTCCTGGAAAGTGCCTGAAAATGAGTTTACTGCACAACAAGCTGTTACCCCATTTCTTTTAATGAACCACAGCGGCGGCGCAATGTTCCTTCCTGGTGTTGTATATCTGGCAAACAATTTCCCAACAAATCTTCAGATACTTAATGGAGAAAGTCCATCTCAAACAAATGCTGTGGTTATTGATAAAATACCGGGAACTGAATTTCATTACTCAAATGCCGGATATTCTATTTTACAACAATTAGCGGTTGATGTTGAAGGAAAACCTTTTCCTGAAATAGTAAGTGAAAGAATTTTTGAACCTCTTAAAATGTACAGCACTACTTTTGAACAGCCCCTGCCCGAAGAATTAATTAAAATTGCCTGTGCCGGACACGAGAGCAGCGGATTACCACTTTTGGCTAAAAGATATTTTTTCCCCAATATGGCTGCCGGTGGATTATGGACCACTACTGAAGATTATTCTAAATATATTATCGAGCTTCAGAAATCTTATCTGGGTAAGTCTAATAATATAATCTCACCTGAACTGACTAAAGAAATGTTATCGCCGCACGTTTCAAAACAATATGGACTTGGTGTATTTATGAGAGAAATGTTCGGAGAGATAAATTACTTTGGGCATATGGGAGACAGCAGAGGATTTTTTGCCGGATTTGTATCTCATCTAACTGATGGTTACGGCGCGGTTGTTTTTACAAACGGACAAAATGGGGCTAACTTAATCAGAGAAATAACAAATGGTATTGCCAAAGTTTATGGCTGGGAAAAATATCTTCCAGGTGAAAATAAAATTGTAGTTATTGAGAATGGAATTGCTGATAAATATTGCGGACGATATTCCTTGGGATCTGACGATTACTTTGAAGTACACAAAGACCAGGATAATTTATTTATTAACAAGTTTAATAATACACAGTTGTTTCATACAGGCCAGGGCAAATTTGTAATAAAATTAAGGCTGGGGTACTTGCAGTTTAATATTGATCCCAATGAGGATAAAACTACTGCTGTTTATTATTTTTCTGATGAACTGGGGCGGTTTTTAAATGAACCGATAAACTGCCAAAAAATGGAGCCCGGGCAAAAAGCACCAATTGAATTATTTGAAGAAGGCCAATTTGAAAATGCACTTAATTTATATCGTAAAATAAAACAGGAAAACCCAACTGATCTTAATGTGTCTGAAAATCGTTTTAATAGTTTGGGTTATGATTATTTAAGCAGGGGCCTCCTTGATAAAGCTATCTTAATTTTTAATTTAAATACAGAGCTTTATCCCGAATCTGCAAATGTGTTTGATAGCCTTGGCGAAGCTTATATGAAAAACGGAAATAATGAATTAGCGATCTTTAACTATAAAAAATCTATCAAGCTTAATCCCAATAATCAAAATGCTGTTGAGATATTAAAAAAACTTAAATCAGACTAG
- a CDS encoding beta-lactamase family protein yields the protein MKRLSTHQFLLVVLFFVIILPARIYSQPNDSQITKVENGLLPYTLIEGEPSFNLHDRMEYYKVPGVSIAVIKDYKIEWTKQYGVMDSGIQNPVTDKTLFNVGSLSKGVAALTVLNLVNEEKLI from the coding sequence ATGAAAAGACTTAGTACACACCAATTTTTATTAGTTGTTCTTTTCTTTGTGATAATTTTACCTGCTCGCATCTATAGTCAACCAAACGATTCACAGATTACAAAAGTAGAAAATGGATTACTTCCATATACGCTGATTGAGGGAGAGCCTTCATTCAATTTGCATGACCGAATGGAATATTATAAAGTTCCGGGAGTCAGTATCGCTGTTATTAAAGATTATAAAATTGAATGGACTAAACAGTACGGCGTTATGGATTCTGGAATTCAAAATCCCGTTACAGATAAAACATTATTTAATGTCGGCTCTTTAAGTAAAGGCGTAGCCGCACTTACAGTATTAAACTTGGTTAATGAAGAAAAATTGATTTAA